Genomic segment of Gemmatimonadaceae bacterium:
CCCCGTCCCAACGCCTCTACCCCCTCCCCGTTCCGAGAAGTGAAATCTGTCCCCCTACCGAACCATACGCCATCTTATCTCCGTGCTGATCCTGGTTCTCGCCCTCGCCCTCCTTGGTATCTCCACCAGCGGTCCCCTCGCCCGACTCAGCGAGGCCCCTCCGCTGGCCATTGCCACGTGGCGACTGGGCTTTTCGCTGGTCATCGTCGCGGTGCCGCTGGTCTACACGCGGGGATGGCGACAGTGGCGCACGCTGCACGCGAGGGACTTTGCCATCGCCATTACCGCAGGGGCGTTCCTGGCGGTGCATTTCTGGAGCTGGATCGCCTCGCTCGGAATGACCACCGTCGCTGCGTCGGTGCTGCTGGTCAACTTGCATCCCGTGGCGATGATCGCGGGATCGGCGCTCTGGCTGGGTGAGCGGCCGACGAAGCGGCAGATCATCGGGACAATCGTCGGACTTGGGGGGGCGGCAATCGTTGCTCTCGGCGAGGGCGGGGGTGCACGGGGGTGCACAGGCACGGGCACGGGGGGGTGCAAGGGAACGGAACTGCTTGGGAATGCGCTGGCGTTGGTGGGCGCGCTCACGGTGGCGTTCTACTATCTCTCGGCGCGGAAGCTGCGCGCCAAGCTCGATGTCTGGCCGTACGTGTCGCTGGTATACGGCTCGTGCTTCGTGGTGCTGCTGGCCTTCTCCGCGCTGGCCGGCGTGCACTTGGCGCCGCAGCCGCCGCGCGAGCTGGCGATCTTCGCGGCCATCGCGCTGGGGCCGATGCTGCTTGGGCACACGGGGTTCAACTGGGCGCTCAAGCACGTGAATGCGCCGACGGTGAGCCTGGTGATGCTTGGCGAGCCGGTGGGGGCGGGGCTGATCGCGTTCGCGCTCCCGGCCATCGCCGAGGTGCCGTCGATGCGGACGATCGTGGGCGGCGCGATCATCCTTACTGGCATTGTCATCGCGACGCTGGTGCCACGACGCTCGTAACGTAGCCGCGCCTCACCGGAGGTCCATTCCAGCGAAATTGTCGGGGCCTTGGGCGCGCCGCGCGCGCCCAAG
This window contains:
- a CDS encoding DMT family transporter gives rise to the protein MLILVLALALLGISTSGPLARLSEAPPLAIATWRLGFSLVIVAVPLVYTRGWRQWRTLHARDFAIAITAGAFLAVHFWSWIASLGMTTVAASVLLVNLHPVAMIAGSALWLGERPTKRQIIGTIVGLGGAAIVALGEGGGARGCTGTGTGGCKGTELLGNALALVGALTVAFYYLSARKLRAKLDVWPYVSLVYGSCFVVLLAFSALAGVHLAPQPPRELAIFAAIALGPMLLGHTGFNWALKHVNAPTVSLVMLGEPVGAGLIAFALPAIAEVPSMRTIVGGAIILTGIVIATLVPRRS